Proteins from one Burkholderia sp. genomic window:
- a CDS encoding riboflavin synthase, whose protein sequence is MFTGIVAAVGRIESITPLGTEADAGVRLVVHAGRLDLDDMALGDSISIQGACMTAIETTAATFTVDVSRKSLNKTVGLSEPGEVNLEKALRAHDRLGGHIVSGHVDGLGTVTHFAPVGESHKLCVLAPKDLGKYLAYRGSITVNGVSLTINAVKDLADGCEFSINLIPYTVQVTTLRHLKVGSQVNLEIDMIARYVERCCCILIRNS, encoded by the coding sequence ATGTTTACCGGAATCGTAGCAGCGGTTGGTCGCATTGAATCGATCACACCACTCGGCACCGAAGCCGATGCCGGCGTTCGGCTGGTGGTCCACGCGGGCAGGCTCGACCTGGACGATATGGCGCTCGGCGACAGCATCTCAATCCAGGGTGCCTGCATGACGGCGATCGAGACCACCGCCGCGACGTTTACTGTCGATGTTTCGCGCAAAAGCCTGAACAAGACGGTCGGCCTGAGCGAGCCAGGCGAGGTTAATCTCGAGAAGGCGCTTCGCGCGCATGACCGGCTGGGCGGCCATATTGTGTCGGGCCATGTGGACGGGCTCGGGACGGTGACGCATTTCGCGCCGGTGGGCGAGTCGCACAAGCTGTGCGTGCTTGCACCAAAGGACCTGGGCAAATACTTGGCCTACCGGGGCTCGATCACGGTCAATGGCGTGAGCCTGACCATCAATGCCGTGAAGGATCTCGCGGATGGCTGCGAATTCTCGATCAACCTGATCCCGTATACGGTGCAGGTTACCACGTTGCGCCACCTGAAAGTCGGCTCGCAGGTAAATCTCGAGATCGACATGATCGCGCGGTATGTGGAGCGGTGTTGTTGCATATTGATCCGCAATTCGTGA
- a CDS encoding NUDIX hydrolase encodes MKFCSVCGHEVISRIPFGDNHERFVCDQCGTIHYQNPRNVVGTVPVWGDQVLLCRRAIEPRQGYWTLPAGFMEMGETTSEAAARETLEEAGAHVEVQNLFTLLNVPHVHQVHLFYLARPTGPEYKAGTESLEVRLFDEGEIPWDAIAFPTVSQTLRLFFADRAAGSFGVHTGDIFRSLRNG; translated from the coding sequence ATGAAATTCTGCTCAGTCTGCGGCCACGAAGTCATCTCGCGCATCCCTTTTGGTGACAACCACGAACGCTTCGTCTGCGACCAGTGCGGCACGATCCACTACCAGAATCCGCGCAACGTAGTCGGCACGGTACCGGTATGGGGTGATCAGGTGCTGCTGTGCCGGCGCGCGATCGAACCGCGCCAGGGCTACTGGACGCTGCCAGCGGGTTTCATGGAGATGGGCGAGACGACTTCCGAAGCCGCCGCGCGCGAGACGCTCGAGGAAGCGGGCGCGCACGTCGAGGTGCAGAACCTGTTCACGCTACTGAACGTGCCGCATGTGCACCAGGTTCATCTATTTTACCTGGCGCGCCCGACCGGCCCCGAGTACAAGGCCGGCACAGAAAGCCTGGAGGTGCGCCTGTTCGACGAGGGGGAGATTCCCTGGGATGCCATCGCCTTCCCAACCGTCAGCCAAACCCTTCGCCTGTTCTTCGCCGACCGAGCCGCTGGCAGCTTCGGAGTTCATACCGGCGACATCTTCCGCTCGCTGCGCAATGGCTGA